The Camelina sativa cultivar DH55 chromosome 14, Cs, whole genome shotgun sequence genome includes a window with the following:
- the LOC104741594 gene encoding uncharacterized protein LOC104741594, translating to MAYRRRQGIARASTFKEDIYNQPPDHDHGDLKGHSNGGSFRSSQSFSSHSSLAAQAIRASSQAQGFTAYEDKSESRGFWGILAQKAKSILEDEEEQQQQQQQQHNDVVPEPSNPTIRKSIDKITTSLNQIGDSFEKAFGEGRTIVASQIRRKGSDLIDSDNNNNYNQSSGSSSPWQPLTQPNPHESQLKASRDVAMATAAKAKLLLRELKTVKANLAFAKERCSQLEEENKRLRDNRDKGNNSPADDDLIRLQLETLLAEKARLAHENSIYARENRFLREIVEYHQLTMQDVVYIDEGIEEVAEVNPSITRTLSMASFSASELPSVSPSPSSPASPSRLSVSTDIYPVLVQQSSASDVAVESPKPVRPPSLGYTDDGKRPSSQLSV from the exons atggcgTATCGGAGAAGACAAGGGATCGCGAGGGCTTCAACCTTCAAAGAAGACATCTATAATCAACCACCTGATCACGATCATGGTGATCTCAAAGGTCACTCCAATGGCGGATCCTTCAGATCGTCtcaatctttctcttctcattccTCCCTTGCCGCTCAAGCAATCCGTGCCTCCTCTCAG GCTCAAGGATTCACGGCTTACGAGGATAAGAGCGAGAGCCGTGGATTCTGGGGGATCCTAGCTCAGAAAGCTAAATCAATCctcgaagacgaagaagagcaacaacaacaacaacaacaacaacataacgACGTCGTTCCCGAACCCTCGAATCCAACAATACGCAAAAGCATAGACAAAATCACAACCTCTCTGAATCAGATCGGAGACAGTTTCGAGAAAGCGTTCGGGGAAGGTCGTACGATCGTAGCTTCTCAAATCAGACGTAAAGGATCCGATCTAATCGattcagacaacaacaacaattataaCCAATCCTCTGGATCAAGCAGTCCATGGCAACCATTAACACAACCAAACCCACACGAGTCTCAACTCAAAGCTTCACGTGACGTAGCCATGGCTACAGCAGCTAAAGCCAAGCTTCTCCTCCGTGAGTTGAAAACGGTTAAAGCAAATTTAGCTTTCGCTAAAGAACGGTGCTCTCagttggaagaagaaaacaaacggTTAAGAGATAACAGGGATAAAGGTAACAACAGTCCAGCTGATGATGACCTAATCAGGCTTCAGCTAGAGACATTGTTGGCAGAGAAAGCAAGATTAGCTCACGAAAACTCCATTTATGCTAGAGAGAACCGGTTCTTGAGAGAAATCGTCGAGTACCATCAGTTGACTATGCAAGATGTTGTGTATATCGATGAAGGTATTGAAGAAGTAGCTGAAGTGAATCCTTCAATCACTAGAACTCTTTCTATGGCTTCGTTTTCGGCTTCCGAACTGCCATCGGTCTCGCCTTCGCCTTCTTCCCCTGCTTCACCTTCTCGTCTCTCGGTTTCTACCGACATTTATCCGGTTTTGGTTCAGCAGAGTTCAGCTAGTGATGTTGCGGTCGAGAGTCCTAAACCAGTTCGACCACCTTCTTTGGGATACACAGATGATGGTAAGAGACCATCGTCACAACTCTCTGTTTAG
- the LOC104741596 gene encoding uncharacterized protein LOC104741596 — protein sequence MAYRRRQGIARASTFKEDIYNQPPDHDHGDLKGHSNGGSFRSSQSFSSHSSLAAQAIRASSQAQGFTAYEDKSESRGFWGILAQKAKSILEDEEEQQQQQQQQHNDVVPEPSNPTIRKSIDKITTSLNQIGDSFEKAFGEGRTIVASQIRRKGSDLIDSDNNNNYNQSSGSSSPWQPLTQPNPHESQLKASRDVAMATAAKAKLLLRELKTVKANLAFAKERCSQLEEENKRLRDNRDKGNNSPADDDLIRLQLETLLAEKARLAHENSIYARENRFLREIVEYHQLTMQDVVYIDEGIEEVAEVNPSITRTLSMASFSASELPSVSPSPSSPASPSRLSVSTDIYPVLVQQSSASDVAVESPKPVRPPSLGYTDDGKRPSSQLSV from the exons atggcgTATCGGAGAAGACAAGGGATCGCGAGGGCTTCAACCTTCAAAGAAGACATCTATAATCAACCACCTGATCACGATCATGGTGATCTCAAAGGTCACTCCAATGGCGGATCCTTCAGATCGTCtcaatctttctcttctcattccTCCCTTGCCGCTCAAGCAATCCGTGCCTCCTCTCAG GCTCAAGGATTCACGGCTTACGAGGATAAGAGCGAGAGCCGTGGATTCTGGGGGATCCTAGCTCAGAAAGCTAAATCAATCctcgaagacgaagaagagcaacaacaacaacaacaacaacaacataacgACGTCGTTCCCGAACCCTCGAATCCAACAATACGCAAAAGCATAGACAAAATCACAACCTCTCTGAATCAGATCGGAGACAGTTTCGAGAAAGCGTTCGGGGAAGGTCGTACGATCGTAGCTTCTCAAATCAGACGTAAAGGATCCGATCTAATCGattcagacaacaacaacaattataaCCAATCCTCTGGATCAAGCAGTCCATGGCAACCATTAACACAACCAAACCCACACGAGTCTCAACTCAAAGCTTCACGTGACGTAGCCATGGCTACAGCAGCTAAAGCCAAGCTTCTCCTCCGTGAGTTGAAAACGGTTAAAGCAAATTTAGCTTTCGCTAAAGAACGGTGCTCTCagttggaagaagaaaacaaacggTTAAGAGATAACAGGGATAAAGGTAACAACAGTCCAGCTGATGATGACCTAATCAGGCTTCAGCTAGAGACATTGTTGGCAGAGAAAGCAAGATTAGCTCACGAAAACTCCATTTATGCTAGAGAGAACCGGTTCTTGAGAGAAATCGTCGAGTACCATCAGTTGACTATGCAAGATGTTGTGTATATCGATGAAGGTATTGAAGAAGTAGCTGAAGTGAATCCTTCAATCACTAGAACTCTTTCTATGGCTTCGTTTTCGGCTTCTGAACTGCCATCGGTCTCGCCTTCGCCTTCTTCCCCTGCTTCACCTTCTCGTCTCTCGGTTTCTACCGACATTTATCCGGTTTTGGTTCAGCAGAGTTCAGCTAGTGATGTTGCGGTCGAGAGTCCTAAACCAGTTCGACCACCTTCTTTGGGATACACAGATGATGGTAAGAGACCATCGTCACAACTCTCTGTTTAG
- the LOC104741597 gene encoding glucan endo-1,3-beta-glucosidase 11-like: MFRRIAMTMTNSIVLLLFSLTFLECGLLFQRVSSLGINYGQVGDNLPPPDKVLQLLNSLHINKTRIYDTNPRVLTSFANSNIELFVTVENEMLSSLVDPQQALQWITTRIKPYFPATKIGGIAVGNELYTDDDSSLIGYLVPAMMSIHSALVQTGLDKYIQVSTPNSLSVLQESYPPSAGCFKPEVAGVMTQLLTFLRNTKSPFWINAYPYFAYKDSPTKIPLDYVLFNPNPGMVDPFTKYHYDNMLYAQVDAVIFAMARLGFKDIEVGVSETGWPSKGDGDEVGATVANAAVYNKNLLRRQLQGEGTPLRQNMSFDVYLFALFNEDLKPGPTSERNYGLYQPDETMTYNVGLLSSSSSTSSSTSTSSTSIISLTSSASTAIKKGTQQLIYWTCIYSLAIQMLIRRRY, from the exons ATGTTTAGAAGAATTGCCATGACCATGACCAACTctattgttcttcttctattttcctTAACTTTCTTAG AATGTGGATTGTTGTTTCAAAGGGTCTCCTCTCTTGGCATAAACTACGGTCAAGTCGGCGACAATCTTCCTCCACCGGACAAAGTTCTACAACTCTTGAACTCACTCCATATCAATAAGACAAGAATCTACGACACAAATCCTCGAGTCTTAACCTCATTCGCCAATTCCAACATCGAGCTCTTCGTCACCGTCGAAAATGAAATGCTTTCCAGCTTAGTCGACCCTCAACAAGCTCTCCAGTGGATAACTACCCGTATAAAACCCTACTTTCCGGCCACCAAGATCGGTGGTATTGCCGTCGGCAATGAACTATACACTGACGATGACTCAAGCCTCATAGG ATATCTTGTGCCTGCAATGATGAGCATTCATAGTGCTTTGGTCCAAACAGGGCTAGACAAGTACATTCAAGTATCGACTCCAAATTCACTATCAGTCCTTCAAGAATCATACCCTCCCTCCGCCGGATGTTTTAAGCCGGAAGTAGCCGGAGTAATGACGCAGCTCCTAACTTTCTTGCGTAACACGAAATCCCCCTTTTGGATCAATGCTTACCCTTACTTCGCTTACAAGGATTCCCCAACTAAGATCCCATTAGACTACGTCCTCTTCAACCCTAACCCTGGAATGGTTGACCCCTTCACCAAGTACCACTACGACAACATGCTCTACGCTCAAGTAGATGCTGTGATCTTCGCCATGGCTAGGCTTGGCTTTAAGGATATTGAAGTTGGGGTCTCGGAGACAGGGTGGCCGTCTAAAGGTGATGGAGATGAGGTTGGAGCCACCGTGGCCAACGCAGCGGTTTATAACAAGAATCTTCTGAGGAGACAACTTCAGGGTGAAGGAACGCCATTGAGACAAAACATGAGTTTTGATGTTTATCTTTTTGCTCTCTTCAATGAAGACCTCAAACCAGGACCAACCTCTGAGAGAAACTATGGACTCTATCAGCCTGATGAGACCATGACTTACAATGTAGGTTTACTATCATCTtcgtcatcaacatcatcatcaacatctacTTCTTCAACTTCTATTATTTCCCTCACTTCCTCTGCCTCCACG gCTATAAAGAAGGGAACGCAACAGTTGATATATTGGACATGCATTTATTCGTTGGCCATTCAAATGCTAATTAGACGACGGTActag